In the Astatotilapia calliptera chromosome 5, fAstCal1.2, whole genome shotgun sequence genome, one interval contains:
- the vstm2lb gene encoding V-set and transmembrane domain-containing protein 2-like protein, with translation MGAFGVIMGLLQYAGLYIQLNAALNDGHGEVDNHISGNALFTEVPHDITTHSGEDVEMACSFRGAGSPSYSLEIQWWYIKDYREWQEKPPYITNNVVPLEETVRGATKISVVKVAGSNISHKLRLSSVKPTDEGTYECRVIDYSGAVAQHHRVRAYLQVKPERSQGSEGVQYKSQGSHPHLPHQSDCDETCVL, from the exons ATGGGAGCTTTCGGAGTGATAATGGGGCTTTTACAGTACGCGGGACTTTACATTCAACTTAACGCAGCTCTCAACGACGGACACGGAGAGGTGGATAATCACATCTCTGGGAACG CACTGTTTACAGAGGTCCCACACGACATCACGACACACAGTGGTGAGGATGTAGAGATGGCCTGTTCCTTCCGTGGGGCGGGCTCTCCGTCCTACTCCCTGGAGATCCAGTGGTGGTATATCAAGGACTATAGAGAGTGGCAAGAGAAGCCTCCCTATATCACTAATAAT GTCGTACCTTTGGAGGAGACTGTCAGAGGTGCCACTAAAATTAGT GTGGTGAAAGTGGCCGGTAGTAACATCTCCCACAAACTCCGTCTCTCCAGCGTCAAACCAACAGACGAGGGCACGTACGAGTGCCGCGTGATCGACTACAGCGGTGCTGTGGCGCAGCACCACCGCGTCCGGGCCTACCTCCAGGTGAAGCCCGAGAGAAGTCAGGGATCAGAGGGTGTCCAGTATAAGTCGCAGGGCAGTCACCCACACTTGCCCCATCAATCTGACTGTGACGAGACCTGTGTGCTTTAA
- the tgm2b gene encoding protein-glutamine gamma-glutamyltransferase 2 codes for MAQALDIDRWNLECEFNNTDHRTDLNGIDRLIVRRGQPFSISLYLRSGSYQPGVSSLDFVAETGPQPSEQYGTRASFGLSASIDTSCWSAAVTSPPGDMVALSICSAPDAPIGRYTLTLGHSARIEFILLFNPWCPGDAVYMDNKENLAEYVLAQDGIIFRGAYKHPIPTPWNFGQFESGILDVCLRILDMNPKYLKNPGKDCSGRRNPIYVSRVLSAMVNCNDDKGVLLGKWTGDYEGGVSPMLWRGSVEILRNWDTQACQPVRYGQCWVFAAVACSVSRALGIPCRLVTNYLSAHDTNSNLVIERYVNENGELVQSKEMIWNYHCWVENWMTRPDLKPDFNGWQAYDPTPQEKSEGVYCCGPTPVRAIKEGELTFKYDAPFVFAEVNADVITFMKKKDGSTSKVSSNALVGQKISTKSVGSDAREDITHLYKYPEGSAEEREAFKKADHQNKLLQQQQNQGLHLNIKVTSDMRKGCDFDVFAVVTNNTQSEKKCRLLFGSCALSYNGFMGGNCGFKDLLNVELSPGGERKVPLRLNYSKYGGQITEDNLIRLAALLLDYTTGDTTLAVRNVVLDNPEIKVRILGEPKENRKLAAEITLQNPLPERLENCCFSIEGANLTGGGIITERLGPVGPGEDAKVKIYFTPTHSGLRKLVVDFDSNKLCHVKGYRNVIIGK; via the exons GTCCTCAACCCTCTGAACAGTATGGCACCAGGGCCTCTTTTGGTCTGTCTGCCAGCATTGACACTTCCTGCTGGAGTGCTGCTGTCACCAGTCCACCCGGAGACATGGTGGCCCTGTCAATCTGCTCTGCACCAGATGCGCCTATAGGCCGCTACACCCTGACCCTGGGGCACTCTGCGAGGATCGAGTTCATCCTGCTCTTTAATCCCTGGTGTCCAG GTGATGCAGTATACATGGATAACAAGGAGAATTTGGCAGAGTATGTCTTAGCTCAGGATGGGATCATCTTTCGAGGAGCCTACAAACATCCCATACCTACTCCCTGGAATTTTGGACAG TTTGAAAGTGGAATCCTGGATGTCTGTCTGAGGATTCTCGATATGAATCCTAAATATCTGAAAAATCCTGGCAAGGACTGCTCAGGGAGAAGAAATCCCATTTACGTGTCCAGAGTGCTGAGTGCTATG GTGAATTGCAATGATGACAAAGGGGTGTTGCTGGGAAAATGGACAGGTGACTATGAAGGAGGCGTCAGCCCCATGTTATGGAGGGGAAGTGTGGAAATCCTGCGCAACTGGGACACACAAGCCTGTCAGCCTGTTCGCTATGGACAGTGCTGGGTGTTTGCTGCAGTGGCCTGCTCAG TTTCCAGGGCCCTGGGCATCCCCTGCCGACTTGTAACCAACTATCTGTCTGCACATGACACCAACAGCAACCTGGTGATTGAACGCTATGTCAATGAAAATGGAGAACTCGTTCAATCCAAAGAAATGATCTG GAACTATCACTGCTGGGTAGAGAACTGGATGACTAGACCTGACCTTAAACCTGACTTTAATGGTTGGCAGGCCTATGACCCCACGCCTCAGGAGAAGAGTGAAG GGGTGTACTGCTGTGGCCCCACCCCTGTCAGAGCCATTAAGGAAGGTGAGCTCACGTTCAAGTACGATGCCCCCTTTGTCTTTGCTGAGGTCAATGCTGATGTGATCACATTCATGAAGAAGAAGGATGGCAGCACATCGAAAGTTTCTTCCAATGCACTCGTTGGCCAAAAGATCAGCACCAAGAGTGTGGGCAGTGATGCCAGAGAGGACATCACTCATCTCTACAAATACCCTGAAG GATCTGCTGAAGAGCGGGAGGCTTTTAAGAAAGCTGAccatcaaaacaagctgctccAGCAGCAACAGAATCAAGGCCTGCACCTCAATATCAAGGTGACATCAGATATGAGGAAGGGCTGTGACTTTGATGTGTTTGCTGTGGTTACTAACAACACACAAAGTGAGAAGAAGTGCCGCCTGTTGTTTGGATCCTGCGCGCTGTCCTATAATGGGTTTATGGGAGGGAACTGCGGCTTCAAAGATCTACTCAATGTTGAGCTTTCCCCTGGAGGAG AGAGGAAAGTTCCACTAAGGCTGAACTACTCCAAATACGGTGGTCAGATCACTGAGGACAACCTAATCCGTCTGGCAGCTCTGCTGCTGGACTATACCACTGGAGATACAACACTGGCAGTGAGAAATGTTGTACTGGACAACCCTGAAATCAAAGTCAGG ATCCTGGGAGAACCAAAGGAGAATCGGAAGCTGGCTGCAGAGATCACCCTTCAAAACCCTCTGCCAGAGAGACTGGAGAACTGCTGCTTCAGCATCGAAGGGGCCAACCTGACAGGGGGAGGCATCATTACTGAGAG GCTGGGACCAGTGGGACCTGGTGAAGATGCCAAGGTGAAAATCTACTTCACACCCACCCATTCTGGACTGAGAAAGCTGGTGGTTGACTTCGACAGTAACAAGCTGTGTCATGTCAAGGGCTACAGAAACGTGATTATTGGAAAATAA